The Oceanibaculum nanhaiense genome includes a region encoding these proteins:
- a CDS encoding ABC transporter ATP-binding protein: MTALSSSVSDSSRDPIIVLDDVRLNLRSGAGEVNILRGIDLSIAAGETVSIVGPSGAGKSSLMMLMAGLERASGGTIRVAGHDLGQMNEDRLALFRRAHVGIVFQAFRLVPTMTALENVAIPLELAGAADAFDRAAAGLEAVGLGHRTGHYPDQLSGGEQQRVALARAFVAGPSLLLADEPTGNLDGHTGEQVVELMFDLKRRFGTTLVLITHDLDLARRCQRTIHLADGRIVADETEGVTELAAAGR; encoded by the coding sequence ATGACAGCGCTCTCTTCCTCGGTTTCGGACTCGTCGCGCGATCCGATCATCGTGCTCGACGATGTGCGCCTTAACTTGAGAAGTGGGGCGGGCGAGGTCAACATCCTGCGTGGAATTGACCTTTCCATCGCAGCGGGCGAGACGGTCAGCATCGTCGGCCCGTCGGGTGCCGGCAAATCCTCCCTGATGATGCTGATGGCAGGGCTGGAGCGCGCCAGCGGCGGCACGATCCGCGTCGCCGGGCATGATCTTGGCCAGATGAACGAGGACCGGCTGGCGTTGTTCCGCCGTGCCCATGTCGGCATCGTCTTTCAGGCATTCCGCCTGGTGCCGACCATGACGGCGCTGGAGAATGTCGCCATACCGCTGGAGCTGGCTGGCGCCGCGGACGCGTTCGACAGGGCCGCGGCAGGCCTTGAGGCGGTCGGCCTCGGCCATCGCACCGGACATTATCCCGACCAGCTTTCCGGTGGCGAGCAGCAGCGCGTGGCGCTGGCCCGCGCCTTTGTCGCCGGTCCGTCGCTGCTGCTGGCGGACGAGCCGACCGGCAATCTCGATGGCCATACCGGCGAACAGGTGGTCGAGCTGATGTTCGACCTGAAGCGCCGCTTCGGCACCACGCTGGTGCTGATCACCCACGATCTCGATCTGGCAAGGCGCTGCCAGCGCACCATTCATCTGGCCGATGGCCGGATCGTCGCCGACGAGACGGAAGGCGTGACTGAACTCGCCGCGGCCG
- a CDS encoding sigma-70 family RNA polymerase sigma factor: MSVKTQEQLLIAVGRDRDRAAFAALFSHFAPRLKSFLMRLGVAPEGVEELVQEAMLMVWRRADTFDPSQASASTWIFTIARNKRIDALRRTRRPEIDPLDPALVPSAPTAADETVFEAQRDAVVKQALKSLPVEQADLLRLAYFEDKSHGVIAAESGIPIGTVKSRIRLALAKLRQSLAKELM, encoded by the coding sequence ATGTCAGTAAAGACCCAGGAACAACTTCTGATCGCGGTCGGACGGGATCGTGACAGGGCTGCCTTCGCGGCACTCTTCTCGCATTTCGCGCCGCGCCTCAAATCCTTCCTGATGCGTCTGGGTGTGGCGCCCGAGGGTGTTGAGGAGCTTGTGCAGGAGGCCATGCTGATGGTCTGGCGCCGCGCCGACACTTTCGATCCGTCGCAGGCCAGCGCCAGTACCTGGATTTTTACCATTGCCCGGAACAAGCGCATCGATGCCCTGCGCCGGACCCGCCGACCGGAGATCGATCCGCTGGATCCGGCGCTGGTGCCCTCGGCGCCGACGGCGGCCGACGAGACAGTGTTCGAGGCCCAGCGTGATGCGGTTGTGAAACAGGCGCTGAAAAGCCTGCCAGTAGAACAGGCGGACCTGTTGCGGCTCGCCTATTTCGAGGACAAGTCGCATGGCGTGATTGCGGCGGAGAGTGGCATTCCCATCGGGACGGTGAAGTCGCGCATCCGTCTCGCCCTGGCGAAACTGCGCCAGAGCCTCGCGAAAGAGTTGATGTGA
- a CDS encoding ChrR family anti-sigma-E factor: MSEEYLMDYAAGTASEAVSLLVATHLALCPECRAKVADYERIGGAMLEDSRPADLPDAALAEMLARLDEVPSEAPADAPVKGPSVEFDDHTRRTLPEPLRSYIGCNLDTAPWRSVTKALQEIELPLGESGYRTRLYRIKGGQAMPNHTHGGNEMTLVLAGGFSDDTGHYERGDVSIADDELVHTPVADPGEDCICLAVTDAPLKLTGPIGRIVNLFMRY, encoded by the coding sequence GTGAGCGAAGAATATCTGATGGACTATGCCGCGGGGACCGCCAGCGAGGCGGTCAGCCTGCTGGTTGCGACCCATCTGGCCTTGTGCCCGGAATGTCGGGCCAAGGTGGCCGATTATGAGCGCATCGGCGGCGCCATGCTTGAGGACAGCCGTCCGGCCGATCTGCCCGACGCGGCCTTGGCGGAGATGCTGGCCCGCCTCGATGAGGTGCCTTCCGAGGCGCCTGCCGACGCGCCGGTGAAGGGGCCGTCCGTGGAGTTCGACGACCATACCCGCCGCACCCTGCCGGAGCCCCTGCGTTCCTATATCGGCTGCAATCTGGACACCGCACCGTGGCGCAGCGTGACGAAGGCGCTTCAGGAAATTGAATTGCCTCTCGGCGAGTCCGGCTATCGCACCCGGCTTTACCGGATCAAGGGAGGGCAGGCCATGCCCAACCACACGCATGGCGGCAACGAGATGACGCTGGTGCTGGCCGGCGGCTTTTCCGACGATACCGGCCATTACGAGCGGGGCGACGTCTCCATCGCCGATGACGAACTGGTGCACACGCCGGTTGCCGATCCGGGCGAGGATTGCATCTGCCTCGCCGTCACCGATGCGCCCCTGAAGCTGACCGGGCCCATCGGACGCATCGTCAACCTGTTCATGCGCTATTAA
- a CDS encoding arylesterase, which produces MPVFFAALLMTGIAGTTAVRADTVLLGLGDSLMAGYGLPDDSSFPAQLEAALRAQGKDVRVANAGVSGDTSTGGLARLDWALAEKPDAAIVEFGANDGLRGQPVDQLYANLDAILTRLKQEGIPVLLAGMHAPPNFGRDYAEAFHATYHRLAEKHGVVFYPFFLDGVATDPALNQPDGIHPNEQGVGVIVERILPKVEELLVRARNE; this is translated from the coding sequence ATGCCGGTCTTTTTTGCCGCCTTGCTGATGACCGGTATCGCCGGTACCACGGCGGTGCGGGCCGATACTGTCCTCCTGGGTCTGGGCGACAGCCTGATGGCGGGCTATGGCCTGCCGGACGACAGCAGCTTTCCGGCCCAGCTGGAAGCGGCGCTGCGCGCCCAGGGCAAGGATGTGCGCGTGGCGAATGCCGGTGTGTCGGGCGACACCTCGACCGGCGGCCTCGCCCGGCTGGACTGGGCGCTGGCCGAAAAGCCGGACGCGGCCATCGTTGAATTCGGCGCCAATGACGGGCTGCGCGGCCAGCCGGTGGACCAGCTCTATGCCAATCTGGACGCGATCCTGACACGGCTGAAGCAGGAGGGCATTCCCGTGCTTCTGGCCGGCATGCACGCCCCGCCCAATTTCGGCCGCGACTATGCGGAAGCCTTCCACGCTACCTATCACCGTCTCGCGGAAAAGCACGGCGTGGTCTTCTACCCCTTCTTCCTGGACGGGGTGGCGACGGACCCTGCGCTCAACCAGCCGGACGGCATCCACCCCAACGAGCAGGGTGTCGGCGTGATCGTCGAGCGCATCCTGCCGAAGGTCGAGGAACTGCTGGTTCGCGCCAGAAACGAGTAA